The Paenibacillus sp. RUD330 genome has a segment encoding these proteins:
- a CDS encoding HoxN/HupN/NixA family nickel/cobalt transporter, whose amino-acid sequence MSMLPSSSAPTSVRKDRSWAAYAAVVLLLHAAGLAGLLMAASHHPAFWGLGILAYTLGLRHAFDADHIAAIDNTVRKLVELRRSPLGVGFYFSLGHSSVVFLLVLAVALSFQWAQERLPAMQEIGGRIGITVSGTFLLVIGLANLAVLIQLFKLSRIYREAEHREELSRLLESRGWIARLVKPLTALVSKSWHVYPLGFLFGLGFDTATEIGLLAISATAAAGELPVLGILSLPILFAAGMSMLDTADGIFMTRAYRWAVQSPVRHLRYNLTVTFLSVASALFIGGVEIVQMLDGYLHWRSPFMKAVAGLEFSELGYMLAALFALSWGISWLAWRIADAKAKASRV is encoded by the coding sequence ATGTCCATGCTTCCATCCTCATCTGCGCCGACATCCGTCCGCAAAGACCGCTCCTGGGCCGCATACGCGGCTGTCGTCCTGCTTCTCCATGCAGCCGGGCTCGCCGGCCTGCTCATGGCCGCGAGCCATCATCCCGCTTTCTGGGGACTCGGAATTCTGGCTTATACGCTCGGTCTCCGGCATGCCTTCGACGCGGATCATATCGCCGCGATCGACAATACGGTGCGCAAGCTCGTCGAGCTCCGCCGCAGTCCTCTGGGCGTCGGCTTCTATTTCTCCCTCGGCCATTCCAGCGTCGTATTCCTCCTGGTGCTCGCCGTCGCCCTGTCCTTCCAATGGGCGCAGGAGCGCCTGCCGGCCATGCAGGAAATCGGAGGCCGGATCGGCATCACCGTCTCCGGCACTTTCCTGCTCGTCATCGGCCTGGCCAATCTGGCCGTCCTCATCCAGCTCTTCAAGCTGAGCCGGATATACCGGGAAGCCGAGCATCGGGAAGAGCTCTCCCGGCTGCTGGAGTCGCGCGGCTGGATCGCCAGGCTCGTCAAGCCGCTGACCGCCTTGGTCAGCAAGAGCTGGCATGTGTATCCGCTCGGCTTCCTGTTCGGACTCGGCTTCGACACGGCGACCGAAATCGGACTGCTCGCGATATCGGCTACGGCGGCTGCGGGCGAGCTGCCCGTCCTCGGCATCCTGTCGCTCCCGATCCTGTTCGCGGCGGGCATGAGCATGCTGGATACAGCGGACGGAATCTTCATGACGAGAGCCTACAGATGGGCGGTGCAGTCTCCTGTGCGGCATCTTCGCTACAACCTGACCGTGACGTTCCTGTCCGTGGCGAGCGCCCTGTTCATCGGAGGCGTCGAAATCGTTCAGATGCTGGACGGCTACTTGCACTGGCGGTCCCCGTTCATGAAAGCAGTCGCCGGACTGGAATTTTCCGAGCTCGGTTATATGCTCGCGGCCTTG
- a CDS encoding SACOL1771 family peroxiredoxin, which yields MEHLFTLQAEWQGGRGGEGTIAAGGLNAAVSIPAAMDGPGIGTNPDEMLLGAASTCYMITLAAMLERSGIETERLSLRSEAVVDTTSGVYTYVSITHRPAILLPASASVRQADTAGKLAQKAEQTCMISKALRGNVAVSAVPEIVIGQEKGGNP from the coding sequence ATGGAACATCTTTTTACACTTCAAGCCGAATGGCAGGGGGGAAGAGGAGGAGAGGGGACGATAGCGGCCGGCGGGCTGAATGCGGCTGTCTCCATTCCCGCCGCCATGGACGGCCCGGGCATCGGAACGAATCCGGACGAGATGCTGCTCGGAGCGGCATCGACCTGTTATATGATCACGCTCGCCGCCATGCTGGAGCGTTCCGGCATCGAGACGGAGAGGCTGTCCCTGCGGTCCGAAGCCGTCGTCGATACGACAAGCGGCGTATACACATACGTGTCGATTACGCATAGGCCTGCAATCCTGCTGCCTGCTTCTGCTTCTGTCCGCCAAGCGGACACGGCGGGGAAGCTGGCGCAGAAGGCCGAGCAGACGTGCATGATATCCAAGGCCCTGCGGGGAAATGTCGCCGTGTCGGCTGTTCCTGAGATCGTGATCGGGCAAGAGAAAGGAGGCAATCCATGA